A single uncultured Acetobacterium sp. DNA region contains:
- a CDS encoding NAD(P)-dependent oxidoreductase, whose translation MDKSIKIGFIGLGAMGKPMAVNLLKAGYTVFAFDVNQSSVDEIKPLGVTACENGGAVALAADVIITSLPNATIVETVMVGPAGIFGQCKKGTIIIDMSSVSPSSTLKMAAIAEPLGIKYVDAPVSGGTKGAEAGTLTIMVGADEAVFEKIKPILAVIGGDIYHVGSTGTGDAVKIVNNLMLGCNMATLAEALILGVKCGLKVETMQEIISKSSGRSYVMDAKLEKFIMKDDFAGGFAMDLQHKDLGLALEAGRENNIPLPMTALATQIFESGRAAGLGREDMSAIIKVWEKITNVKVTGKE comes from the coding sequence ATGGATAAATCAATAAAAATCGGCTTCATTGGCCTGGGTGCCATGGGAAAACCGATGGCAGTCAATTTACTGAAAGCAGGCTATACGGTTTTCGCTTTTGATGTTAACCAAAGCAGTGTTGATGAGATAAAACCGTTGGGCGTAACAGCATGTGAAAATGGCGGTGCAGTGGCATTGGCGGCGGATGTGATCATCACATCGCTACCCAATGCCACCATCGTCGAAACCGTGATGGTGGGACCGGCCGGAATTTTTGGTCAATGTAAAAAAGGTACGATCATTATCGATATGAGCAGTGTTTCGCCATCAAGCACCCTGAAGATGGCAGCCATCGCCGAACCGCTTGGGATCAAATACGTCGATGCGCCAGTGAGCGGCGGCACCAAGGGAGCGGAAGCGGGAACCCTGACCATTATGGTCGGTGCCGATGAAGCTGTTTTTGAAAAAATCAAACCAATCTTGGCTGTCATCGGTGGTGACATCTACCATGTGGGATCAACCGGAACCGGGGATGCGGTTAAAATCGTCAATAACCTGATGCTGGGATGCAATATGGCGACTTTAGCCGAAGCCCTGATTTTGGGTGTCAAGTGCGGACTGAAAGTTGAAACCATGCAGGAAATTATCAGTAAAAGCTCAGGACGCAGTTATGTGATGGATGCCAAACTGGAAAAATTCATTATGAAAGATGATTTTGCAGGTGGGTTTGCTATGGATCTCCAGCATAAAGACTTGGGACTGGCTCTGGAAGCAGGCCGGGAAAACAATATTCCCTTGCCGATGACGGCACTGGCCACCCAGATTTTTGAAAGCGGACGGGCTGCGGGGCTAGGTCGGGAAGATATGTCGGCGATCATCAAAGTCTGGGAAAAGATCACCAATGTTAAGGTGACTGGAAAAGAATAA
- a CDS encoding 4Fe-4S binding protein, whose translation MFEIAADQCKKCKMCVKECPVGAVEIKKVDELTLIEITDRCVECGICRRVCKFEAILPVPAKVAIAICSSCPIQCKVPIGATGACTRYRNVAGKLVRDRALVIAPKVLPEAEEKIRTPIITAVGAGTNYPCSKPAPHIVSQCRDGVDVVTVVTEAPLSYSGLIVKLDTNTYIGEEGDPVYRDNKIVGMVNTEEYGSKMIAIGGANKLTSEAGFATARTIVELANGEEVELKVNRKTSLKLTAGKAPIIDGAAESIMRIGCGSATVGLFAKLMKDAVDDCIVIDHHVIGLCSEHLAGEAVGMTWSGVIPNAAKSSRGRYFGEHGHGIGGTTLETPRDAIKGCDMTIAKPGIKVMVVNTTGEIFALFTLIDDGRFKEIPMTEAALSVALAIQNNCQRSMTSVLYTGGTGGSARGGVCTHPVKITEAVHAQKAVLTIGGAPAFVYPGGGINFIVDTEKVVNKAFTWVPTPATVAPVEYTMRKSDYQAMGGHMDQIKDVSDYQK comes from the coding sequence ATGTTTGAAATAGCTGCAGATCAATGCAAAAAATGCAAAATGTGTGTAAAAGAATGTCCGGTAGGAGCAGTTGAGATAAAAAAAGTGGATGAACTTACCCTGATTGAAATCACAGATCGCTGTGTGGAATGTGGCATATGCCGCCGGGTCTGCAAATTTGAGGCGATCCTACCGGTTCCGGCAAAAGTTGCGATAGCCATCTGTAGTTCCTGTCCGATTCAATGCAAGGTTCCAATTGGCGCGACCGGAGCCTGTACCCGTTACCGGAACGTGGCTGGGAAACTGGTTCGCGACCGAGCCCTGGTGATTGCGCCCAAGGTGTTGCCGGAAGCCGAAGAGAAAATCCGCACGCCGATTATCACGGCCGTCGGTGCCGGTACCAATTACCCCTGCTCTAAACCGGCGCCCCACATTGTCAGCCAGTGCCGGGATGGGGTGGATGTCGTGACGGTGGTCACCGAAGCGCCGCTGAGTTACAGCGGCCTGATTGTCAAGCTGGATACCAACACCTATATTGGTGAAGAGGGGGATCCAGTCTATCGCGACAATAAAATTGTTGGCATGGTCAATACCGAAGAGTACGGATCAAAAATGATCGCCATCGGCGGGGCTAATAAGCTGACCAGCGAAGCCGGATTTGCCACCGCCCGAACCATTGTGGAACTGGCCAATGGCGAAGAAGTGGAACTGAAGGTTAACCGCAAGACCAGTCTCAAACTAACGGCGGGGAAGGCTCCGATCATCGATGGTGCCGCAGAAAGCATCATGCGAATCGGTTGTGGCAGTGCCACCGTGGGACTTTTTGCCAAATTGATGAAGGATGCAGTCGATGACTGTATCGTCATCGATCATCATGTCATCGGACTGTGCTCAGAGCATCTGGCTGGTGAAGCGGTGGGAATGACCTGGAGCGGCGTGATTCCCAATGCGGCTAAGAGTTCAAGAGGTCGCTATTTTGGTGAACACGGCCACGGCATCGGCGGAACCACTCTGGAGACACCACGGGATGCCATTAAAGGCTGTGACATGACCATTGCCAAACCAGGGATCAAGGTCATGGTGGTGAACACCACCGGCGAAATCTTTGCTCTGTTTACCCTGATTGATGATGGCCGCTTTAAAGAAATCCCCATGACTGAGGCAGCCTTAAGTGTTGCGTTGGCGATTCAAAACAATTGCCAACGTTCGATGACCTCGGTGCTCTATACCGGCGGAACTGGTGGTAGTGCCAGAGGCGGCGTCTGTACCCATCCGGTCAAAATCACTGAAGCGGTTCACGCTCAGAAAGCCGTCCTGACGATTGGCGGTGCGCCAGCCTTTGTGTATCCCGGCGGGGGGATCAACTTTATCGTGGATACCGAAAAGGTGGTCAACAAGGCCTTTACCTGGGTGCCGACCCCAGCCACCGTGGCACCGGTGGAGTATACCATGAGAAAATCCGACTATCAGGCCATGGGTGGACACATGGATCAGATCAAAGATGTGTCTGACTACCAAAAATGA
- a CDS encoding CobW family GTP-binding protein: MKHYSNKITCNCDLAQGRKTKLCLLTGFLGAGKTTLLKELMSSFHNRKIGVIVNDFGKVNIDYRLVEEEGMTMAEVSNGSIFCACVKDKFVDSLIAMASYDLELLFIEASGLADPSNIQTILDGIGRKTNDQYEYQASICVIDGETFIKMSGILPALKRQVEYSSIVLVNKADLFDLETKTELIRKVHELNAGAEVIVTTYCKFNVERLFETTAVPSNLDQETSNTPETRPVTIAMEASEPLDLEKLKAFVKETIPSTYRLKGFIHSSDGDFEISAVNERMEIKLAEKALTKTELIAISSVGIKLYNVILKASKTHLDEQLKIS, translated from the coding sequence TTGAAGCATTATTCGAATAAGATCACATGTAATTGTGACTTGGCGCAAGGTCGAAAGACAAAACTCTGTTTACTGACAGGTTTTTTAGGCGCCGGAAAGACGACGTTGCTCAAAGAGTTGATGTCGTCTTTTCATAACCGGAAAATTGGGGTCATTGTCAATGATTTTGGCAAGGTGAACATCGATTATCGGCTCGTTGAAGAAGAAGGCATGACGATGGCTGAAGTGTCAAACGGTTCGATCTTCTGTGCCTGTGTCAAAGATAAGTTTGTGGATAGTTTGATTGCCATGGCATCCTATGATCTGGAACTGTTGTTTATTGAAGCCTCGGGTTTGGCCGATCCGTCGAATATTCAAACGATTCTGGATGGCATCGGCCGAAAGACCAATGATCAATATGAATATCAGGCATCGATTTGTGTGATCGACGGCGAAACCTTTATCAAAATGTCCGGCATCCTGCCGGCCCTGAAACGTCAGGTCGAATATTCCAGTATTGTTCTTGTCAATAAGGCCGATTTGTTTGATCTGGAAACAAAGACTGAGCTGATCAGAAAAGTACATGAACTCAATGCCGGGGCGGAAGTGATTGTTACCACCTACTGTAAATTTAATGTAGAAAGATTATTTGAAACGACAGCGGTTCCGTCAAACCTGGATCAGGAAACGTCAAATACCCCAGAAACCAGACCGGTCACCATTGCCATGGAGGCCTCAGAACCCCTGGATTTAGAGAAACTCAAAGCATTCGTGAAAGAAACGATACCATCAACTTACCGATTAAAGGGATTTATTCACTCAAGTGATGGTGATTTTGAAATCAGCGCGGTGAACGAACGGATGGAAATCAAACTGGCCGAAAAAGCATTGACAAAAACCGAATTGATTGCAATTTCATCCGTCGGGATCAAACTTTACAATGTGATATTAAAAGCTTCAAAAACTCATCTTGATGAACAGTTAAAAATCAGCTGA
- a CDS encoding uroporphyrinogen decarboxylase family protein, with product MGKELIFKTMRHEQTERVPWVPFAGIHSGKLAGYTAEEILKDGQKLYESLMEVAKVYGPDGMPIMFDLQLEAEIMGCKLLWAEDNPPAVDSHPLEGDAKGIPCRCTIPEKTSGRIPVMLEAMTKLKASVGDDIALYGLICGPFTLASHLRGTDIFLDMLMDEDYVRELVNFCAEVAIKMCDYYIEAGMDVIAVVDPLVSQIAPESFESMLSDAFKDVFDYVRNKDRFSSFFVCGNATPQLDVMCKTYPDSIAVDENVDYKAGKEIADRYNIAISGNIPLTTVMLHGETKDNLKYVVELLDSIEDKRNMIVSPGCDMPYDVPLENTIACSQAVKNTEQARELIKGYEGPDLSDIVIELPDYDKLEIPFIEVFTLDSVQCAACTYMMAAAKKAKDYFGDRIEIIEYKYTERENVVRCRKMGITNLPTMCINGVIKHISIIPDSEELRKEIEALFE from the coding sequence ATGGGAAAAGAACTTATTTTTAAAACAATGCGACATGAGCAAACAGAACGGGTGCCATGGGTTCCATTTGCCGGGATTCATTCGGGCAAACTTGCTGGTTATACTGCTGAAGAAATACTTAAAGATGGTCAAAAATTATACGAATCGCTGATGGAGGTTGCCAAAGTATACGGACCGGATGGAATGCCAATCATGTTTGATTTGCAATTGGAAGCAGAAATAATGGGCTGCAAGCTGCTCTGGGCAGAAGACAATCCACCAGCGGTTGATTCTCATCCGTTAGAAGGCGATGCCAAAGGGATTCCCTGTCGCTGTACCATTCCAGAAAAAACATCGGGTCGGATTCCAGTGATGCTGGAAGCGATGACCAAGCTTAAAGCTTCCGTGGGAGATGATATCGCCCTGTACGGTTTGATCTGCGGACCTTTTACGCTGGCTTCCCATTTGCGGGGCACCGACATTTTTCTGGATATGCTGATGGATGAAGACTATGTTCGCGAGCTGGTCAACTTCTGTGCTGAAGTGGCGATAAAGATGTGTGATTATTATATTGAAGCTGGTATGGACGTGATCGCTGTTGTCGATCCCCTGGTCAGCCAGATTGCACCAGAATCTTTTGAATCGATGCTATCTGATGCTTTTAAAGATGTGTTTGACTATGTCCGCAATAAAGACCGGTTCTCTTCCTTTTTTGTCTGCGGTAACGCCACCCCACAGCTGGATGTGATGTGCAAAACCTATCCGGACAGTATTGCTGTGGATGAAAATGTGGATTATAAAGCGGGTAAAGAAATTGCCGATCGTTATAATATCGCCATCAGCGGCAATATTCCGTTGACAACCGTGATGCTTCATGGTGAAACCAAAGACAATCTAAAATATGTGGTCGAATTACTGGACTCAATTGAGGATAAACGCAATATGATCGTCAGTCCCGGCTGCGATATGCCCTATGATGTGCCATTGGAAAACACGATTGCCTGTTCCCAGGCAGTTAAAAACACCGAACAGGCCAGAGAATTGATCAAAGGTTACGAGGGGCCGGATCTCAGCGACATCGTCATTGAGTTGCCAGACTACGATAAACTAGAAATACCCTTTATCGAGGTATTCACTCTGGACTCGGTTCAATGTGCGGCCTGTACCTATATGATGGCAGCAGCCAAAAAAGCGAAAGATTATTTCGGGGACAGAATCGAAATCATCGAATACAAATACACAGAGCGCGAAAATGTGGTTCGATGCCGGAAAATGGGCATAACCAATTTGCCAACCATGTGCATCAATGGTGTCATCAAACATATTTCCATCATTCCCGACAGTGAGGAATTGCGCAAAGAAATTGAAGCATTATTCGAATAA
- a CDS encoding sodium:solute symporter family protein: protein MLSSTTIWVAFAVYMCFLLGVAFYVTQKEKKQNESESLLKTSVAWPILVMTYIASLMSTWVFFAGPGAYYRGGMGYWLSEMSYIALFPIIAHFTMNKVWLINQEKGGDFVTPADFYYERFKSPVLRTILGLIFLAASFPYISSVLVAIANAANYATGGAINYQMAVIVVGLIMTIFVCVGGVKSAATADTVQGLLFIGLLWFIVIACLIVGFGGSLSAAVDTLWANSPAFFSYPGPDGWVTNASRFGYPFACAIGWTIMLPHVFVRAGYFGDNLKSQRKLSYMTPILQAVVWTGTMLIGLIGLALVSDLAKADTELIIPYMIHNFVTAFNPTLAVFMMVGFFVGALAVGLSTANAFLTVASGIVSSDLIKNTFHINVPKEKESMVNRIIIAVLGLGSLVIALNPPELIFTLIMFSIAIVMPLFPVLVFGLYWKKATKQAAIAATIIGTILVILTYSVWHLGDTWYGAIGLFGAAITMVVVSLFTQQDEADSKEFYLTYERANNRFYDVQE, encoded by the coding sequence ATGTTAAGTTCAACAACAATATGGGTCGCTTTTGCCGTCTACATGTGTTTTCTACTGGGTGTTGCATTTTATGTTACCCAAAAAGAAAAAAAGCAAAATGAAAGTGAAAGCTTATTAAAAACGAGTGTGGCATGGCCAATATTGGTTATGACATATATTGCCTCGCTGATGAGTACCTGGGTTTTCTTTGCCGGGCCGGGTGCTTACTACCGGGGTGGGATGGGGTACTGGCTCTCGGAAATGAGCTATATCGCATTGTTTCCGATCATTGCACACTTTACGATGAACAAGGTATGGCTGATTAATCAGGAAAAAGGTGGCGATTTTGTTACACCGGCTGATTTTTACTATGAACGGTTTAAAAGTCCGGTACTGCGGACGATTTTGGGGCTGATCTTCCTGGCTGCATCGTTTCCCTATATTTCATCGGTGCTTGTGGCAATTGCTAATGCCGCCAATTATGCAACTGGTGGTGCAATTAATTATCAAATGGCAGTAATTGTCGTCGGTTTGATCATGACCATCTTTGTCTGTGTTGGCGGAGTTAAATCAGCGGCAACAGCCGATACGGTTCAGGGATTATTATTCATCGGATTGTTATGGTTTATCGTTATCGCCTGCCTGATCGTTGGTTTTGGCGGATCGCTGAGTGCGGCGGTCGATACCTTATGGGCGAATTCGCCAGCCTTCTTCTCGTATCCTGGTCCCGATGGATGGGTCACCAATGCTTCGCGTTTTGGCTATCCGTTCGCCTGTGCCATCGGCTGGACAATCATGCTACCCCATGTATTTGTTCGAGCGGGGTATTTTGGTGACAATCTGAAATCGCAACGAAAACTTTCTTATATGACACCGATTCTTCAGGCCGTAGTATGGACAGGAACGATGTTAATAGGTTTGATCGGTCTGGCTTTAGTCAGTGACCTGGCAAAAGCAGATACCGAATTAATTATTCCGTATATGATTCATAATTTTGTGACCGCATTTAATCCAACGCTCGCCGTTTTTATGATGGTTGGTTTCTTCGTTGGTGCACTGGCAGTAGGTTTATCCACCGCCAATGCGTTCTTGACAGTTGCATCCGGAATTGTATCGTCGGATTTGATTAAAAATACCTTCCATATCAATGTTCCTAAGGAAAAAGAAAGCATGGTCAACCGAATCATCATTGCTGTATTGGGATTAGGTTCGTTGGTAATTGCGCTCAACCCACCAGAACTGATTTTCACCTTGATTATGTTCTCCATCGCAATTGTAATGCCCTTGTTTCCAGTTCTTGTTTTTGGACTTTATTGGAAAAAAGCGACAAAACAAGCGGCAATTGCCGCGACAATTATTGGAACAATTCTGGTAATCTTGACATATTCAGTATGGCATCTGGGAGATACCTGGTATGGCGCGATTGGCCTCTTCGGTGCAGCCATTACGATGGTTGTGGTCAGCCTGTTTACCCAACAGGATGAAGCGGACTCTAAAGAATTTTATCTTACATACGAACGGGCAAACAATCGTTTTTATGATGTACAAGAATAA
- a CDS encoding trimethylamine methyltransferase family protein: MLGRVKYDVMNDEELSFLKNEIERLLIERGIHLDHDEMLSELAELGCIVDMETRDLKFTKELIDKAIAAVPEKFTLYSPAGTRDLEFPNPEGKFYARTNTGAPNYRDINGDTHYTTLEEVVEWYKLTNAMENIDFVTLPSTSGEYVPGDAVDVYTLEKALKLSEKHIWVQPYEADNVQYLIDMSAAAAGGLEELQKKPIVSFIACSVPCLTYKYMDAEILYRCAKAGVPVQPCSLPTAGANTPVTAQGTAFIACAEILAMIIMLELLCPGLPVIATPLLFSMDMMTTYTLQSNTEITIARLITMELFENGYNIRAHSYGTGTDSLDMDAQNFIERTNLIDAMAMSAASVLGGAGQLETAKTISPLQLIIDNEIFGIAQRIRRGLEVNVETINVEEIFACLDKDPSFSYLMSPHTGRHFMEPHRPDMFNRDGVVHWEAEGCKTLTDKALEKYHEIMDAESTYELAADKAVAVEEVLKRAHEALVK; the protein is encoded by the coding sequence ATGTTAGGCAGAGTAAAATACGATGTGATGAATGATGAGGAATTATCATTCCTGAAAAACGAAATTGAGCGTTTATTGATTGAAAGAGGGATTCATCTGGATCATGATGAAATGCTCAGTGAATTGGCAGAACTTGGCTGTATCGTCGATATGGAAACCAGAGATCTCAAATTCACCAAAGAACTGATCGACAAGGCGATTGCAGCAGTTCCGGAAAAATTTACCCTGTACTCACCAGCCGGAACCAGAGATCTTGAATTCCCCAATCCAGAGGGAAAATTTTATGCCCGTACCAATACTGGCGCACCAAACTACCGTGATATTAATGGCGATACCCATTACACCACCTTGGAGGAAGTGGTTGAGTGGTATAAACTGACCAATGCAATGGAAAATATTGACTTTGTGACCCTGCCAAGCACCTCCGGGGAATATGTGCCGGGGGATGCCGTTGATGTGTACACCCTGGAAAAAGCGCTTAAACTGTCTGAAAAACATATCTGGGTACAGCCTTATGAAGCAGATAACGTTCAGTATCTGATCGATATGTCAGCTGCTGCAGCCGGTGGCCTCGAAGAATTGCAGAAAAAGCCGATTGTCAGCTTTATTGCCTGCAGTGTACCATGTTTAACTTACAAGTATATGGATGCAGAAATTCTCTACCGCTGTGCCAAAGCCGGTGTTCCCGTTCAACCGTGCTCATTGCCGACAGCTGGAGCCAACACCCCGGTCACGGCTCAGGGAACGGCGTTTATCGCCTGTGCAGAAATTCTGGCAATGATCATCATGCTGGAATTGCTCTGCCCGGGTTTGCCAGTCATTGCCACACCGTTATTGTTCTCTATGGACATGATGACCACCTATACCCTTCAGTCGAATACGGAAATCACCATCGCTCGATTGATTACCATGGAATTATTCGAAAACGGCTATAACATTCGGGCTCATTCTTACGGAACAGGAACCGACAGTCTGGATATGGATGCTCAGAACTTTATCGAAAGAACCAATCTGATCGATGCCATGGCGATGTCAGCAGCTTCTGTTTTAGGCGGCGCGGGTCAGTTGGAAACCGCTAAAACCATCAGTCCACTTCAGTTGATCATTGACAATGAAATCTTTGGCATCGCACAGCGGATCCGCCGAGGACTGGAGGTTAATGTTGAAACCATCAATGTGGAAGAAATATTTGCCTGCCTCGACAAAGATCCGTCATTCAGCTATCTGATGAGTCCACACACCGGTCGTCATTTTATGGAACCGCATCGACCGGATATGTTCAACCGTGATGGCGTTGTTCATTGGGAAGCTGAAGGCTGTAAAACCTTAACCGATAAAGCACTGGAAAAATATCATGAGATTATGGATGCTGAAAGCACTTATGAACTGGCAGCAGATAAAGCTGTAGCAGTTGAAGAAGTTCTGAAACGTGCCCATGAAGCGCTTGTAAAATAG
- a CDS encoding corrinoid protein, producing MSILNEISEAVIAGNVEGTVAKVKLALEEKVSASEILNEGLMVGINEIGTRFGAGKIFVPTVLMAAKAMNEGVDVIKPLLESEGPTTVGKAIVGTVKGDLHDIGKKLVVLMMRSANIDVVDMGANVTAEQFIEGIKEHKPQIIGLSALLTTTMNEQGHVIKALEEAGVRDQVKVLIGGAPVTQGWADKIGADGFAADAAGAAVWSKAYVTSL from the coding sequence ATGTCAATATTAAATGAGATCAGCGAAGCTGTGATCGCAGGAAATGTAGAAGGTACCGTCGCTAAGGTAAAACTTGCTTTAGAAGAAAAGGTGAGCGCCTCAGAGATTCTGAATGAAGGACTGATGGTAGGGATTAACGAAATTGGAACCCGGTTTGGGGCAGGTAAAATATTTGTTCCAACGGTTCTGATGGCAGCTAAAGCAATGAATGAAGGGGTAGATGTCATCAAGCCCTTACTGGAATCTGAAGGCCCCACAACTGTTGGTAAAGCCATTGTCGGAACAGTCAAAGGCGACTTGCACGATATTGGTAAAAAACTGGTTGTGTTGATGATGCGCAGCGCCAACATCGATGTTGTCGATATGGGGGCAAACGTTACTGCCGAACAGTTTATTGAGGGGATCAAGGAACACAAACCGCAAATTATTGGTTTATCGGCACTGTTGACTACCACGATGAACGAACAGGGTCACGTCATCAAAGCTCTGGAAGAAGCCGGTGTGCGTGACCAGGTGAAAGTATTGATCGGCGGCGCTCCGGTTACTCAGGGGTGGGCTGACAAGATTGGTGCGGACGGCTTTGCCGCAGATGCCGCAGGCGCGGCTGTATGGTCAAAGGCATATGTTACAAGCTTATAA
- a CDS encoding cobalamin-dependent protein (Presence of a B(12) (cobalamin)-binding domain implies dependence on cobalamin itself, in one of its several forms, or in some unusual lineages, dependence on a cobalamin-like analog.) produces MLPTKKIFQKIIEGDEVCTVELCRECLSMGYDPMEILEKSMIPAMDKCGVLLTNRKSFIPQVLMSTRAMQAGIDVLKPYLSQLEKKMVTSETVVIGTVKGDIHTIGKTLVSIMLESVGFTVIDLGTNISEKEFIEAITKHQARFVMMSAMLTTAMMSMRKIVKEIKDHQFDWKVTIIVGGAPITQAFAKEIGAVYADNAIDGMDKILKIQD; encoded by the coding sequence ATGTTGCCAACGAAAAAAATATTTCAAAAGATAATCGAAGGAGATGAGGTTTGTACGGTTGAGTTATGCCGTGAGTGTTTGTCAATGGGATATGACCCAATGGAGATTTTGGAAAAGAGTATGATTCCGGCCATGGACAAATGCGGGGTGTTATTAACAAACCGGAAAAGTTTTATTCCCCAGGTTTTAATGTCCACACGTGCTATGCAGGCTGGTATAGACGTCTTGAAACCTTATCTGAGTCAGCTTGAAAAAAAGATGGTGACTTCAGAAACCGTGGTTATTGGAACGGTCAAGGGCGATATTCATACCATTGGAAAAACCCTTGTTTCCATTATGCTTGAGAGTGTTGGTTTTACGGTGATTGATTTGGGCACGAATATCTCGGAAAAAGAGTTTATCGAGGCCATTACCAAACACCAGGCAAGATTTGTGATGATGTCCGCCATGCTTACCACAGCAATGATGAGTATGCGCAAGATTGTTAAAGAAATTAAAGATCATCAATTTGATTGGAAGGTCACGATTATTGTTGGCGGGGCACCGATTACTCAGGCATTTGCCAAAGAGATTGGAGCGGTATACGCTGACAATGCCATTGATGGTATGGATAAAATTTTGAAAATTCAAGATTGA